ACTTAAACACCAAGGGAAATTCAAAGGCGGCTTGCCGGGGCAGGGCTTCATATTTTTCAAAAAAACCGTCGACGCTTAGAAAAGTCCGGGTTTCCGGGTGGGCGGTATTTGTTTCCCCGAAAAGCCGGGCCTGGCCGATCTTGCCGGCATAATTGAACCTTGTATTGAAATTGGGAAAAACATTCGTGCAGTTGCGGTGCGCCATTTCGTAAAGGGACCGCTTGCAACCCTGGGGCAGGACAACAGCATCGGCAGCCCGGATAGCGGCCAGATCTTCGGGACCGGGGTCGCGGCCGGCACAAACAATGTTTTTTTCGGATTCAAAAGAGGGATGATACGAAACGATCATGTCGCCTCTCAACACGTTCTCACCTAAGTTGAGCGATTGTCGAGTTTGCCGAATATGCAAGGCGTGAGACATGCAGCCGCAGTATGCTACTGCAACCGTCTCATAACGCGGCAGGTTCGGTAAAATCGGCAAGCCCGACTTTGTTGGGTCGTCTTGTCCGGCGTAGCTCGAAGAGCGAAGTCTGAAGCTGAAAGCGAAGCCCAAAGGGTTTCAAATAGCGACATTTTTTTACTCGTATGAATCCACCCAACAGGTGTGAATTTTTTAGCCGTTAGGCACTATCTAATTGATTGAAATAATTTAATTTATATTGTTCTGTCACTATTCGAAACGCTCAATTTAGGTCTCAGTAACCAAAACGCCGTAAGGCCTTGGTGTCTTTGCTCCAGTTTTTCTGAACGTGCACAAAAAGCTTCAGAAAAACTTTTGTGCCCAGCATCACCTGGATGTCTTGTCTGGCCGCCTGGCCGATTTGTTTGAGCTTGGCGCCCCCTTTTCCAATAATTATTCCTTTTTGAGAGTCACGCTCAACATGGATCGTTGCCTGAATCTTTACCAGGGCGCCATTTTTTTCTTCGGAAAACGAATCGATGCTAACGGCGGTGGCGTAAGGTATCTCCTGTCCGGTCAAACGAAAAACCTTTTCGCGAATCATTTCTGCAACGACAAAACGCTCCGGCATATCGGTCAAGGTCTCTTCGGGGAAAAAGGGCGGCCCTTCGGGCAGGAGGGACTCCATGGAACCAACGAGCTGTTCAATTTGGGTGCCGTCTTTGGCGGAAATGGGAACAATCGCTTCAAAAGGATAGGCTTTCGACCAGGTGTCAATCATGGTCAGCAGCGCCGGTTTTTCGACAAGATCGATTTTGTTGAGTGCCAGAACCACTGGACGAAGCTGTGCTTTCAGCTTTTTTACCACAAAAGCTTCTGAATCAGGATCTGGTTTGGCAACATCCACCACCACCAGGACGATGTCCACATCACCTAATGCGGAAAGCGCAGCATCGACAATTCGGACGTTTAATGGAACGGTCGCCTTATGAATTCCCGGCGTGTCGATGAATACGATTTGCGAGCAAGGTCGGTGCAATACGCCCAGGATACGGTTACGGGTCGTTTGCGGCTTTTTAGAGGTTATCGCCAGTTTTTGCCCGAGCAGGCGGTTCAGCAGGGTCGATTTTCCCGAGTTGGGAGCCCCGGCAATGGCTACGAACCCGGACCTAAAGTCGGCAGAATGATGATCGATAGATGGCATAACCTTCCTTGTACCTCATTGATGAAACCCGAGCAACGGTTCAATATTCTCCCAAACCGCATCTTTGCCCTGGCGCGATTTTGCGGAAAACAGAATCAGGTCATCGGCATCAACGGCAAGCGCTTTGGCAATGGAACGCTGCTGTTTGATCTGGTTTGTTTTGGAAAGCTTGTCCGCTTTGGTTAATGCCAGGATGTTGGGTATATTGTAATAATGCAGCCATTCAATAAAATGAAGTTCCTGCATACCAGGTATCCGCCGAAGGTCCATGATCAGCACCACCCCTTTCAGGGTCTTGCGGGTTGAAAGGTAGGTCTCGACCATGGGGCCCCATGATTTTCGTACAGATGCCGGCACTTTGGCATATCCATATCCGGGCAGGTCCACAAAAGAAAATGCCTTGTTGATTAAGAAGAAATTGACTAGCTGGGTTCGCCCGGGGGTTGCGCTGGTCTTAACC
The Candidatus Desulfatibia profunda genome window above contains:
- a CDS encoding YihA family ribosome biogenesis GTP-binding protein; protein product: MMIKTAEFVKSAVKPNQYPSDGLPEIAFAGRSNVGKSSLINTLVNRKRLVKTSATPGRTQLVNFFLINKAFSFVDLPGYGYAKVPASVRKSWGPMVETYLSTRKTLKGVVLIMDLRRIPGMQELHFIEWLHYYNIPNILALTKADKLSKTNQIKQQRSIAKALAVDADDLILFSAKSRQGKDAVWENIEPLLGFHQ
- the era gene encoding GTPase Era, producing MPSIDHHSADFRSGFVAIAGAPNSGKSTLLNRLLGQKLAITSKKPQTTRNRILGVLHRPCSQIVFIDTPGIHKATVPLNVRIVDAALSALGDVDIVLVVVDVAKPDPDSEAFVVKKLKAQLRPVVLALNKIDLVEKPALLTMIDTWSKAYPFEAIVPISAKDGTQIEQLVGSMESLLPEGPPFFPEETLTDMPERFVVAEMIREKVFRLTGQEIPYATAVSIDSFSEEKNGALVKIQATIHVERDSQKGIIIGKGGAKLKQIGQAARQDIQVMLGTKVFLKLFVHVQKNWSKDTKALRRFGY